The genomic interval TGCAGGAATCGAACCTGTGACCCCTTCGTTACGAGTGAAGTGCTCTACCGACTGAGCTAACTCGGCACATAATGAGAGTGGTTACCCACTTTTATTATGATACAACTTTTTAAACCTATTTTCAAGAACTAGAAGTCTTTGGCATTGGGTTGATTGTAGCCGTAACGCTTACAGAAATCTTCTCGGAATTCCAGAAGGTTGTCATCCATAATGGCCCCGCGAACGTCTTTCATTAAATTAACAAGGAAGTGAAGATTGTGGTATGAACAAAGACGAAGGCCAAAAGTTTCATCGGCTTTAATTAAATGACGAAGGTAGGCGCGTGTATAGTTAGTGCATGTGTTGCAATCGCACATTGGGTCAAGTGGAGTAAAATCGTGTTCGTATTTAGCATTACGAATGTTAACTCGACCGAAATGAGTCATTAGAGTTCCATTACGAGCAATTCGTGTAGGAAGAACGCAGTCAAACATATCAACTCCACGGATAACTCCATCAATCAAGCTGTCTGGTGCACCAACACCCATTAAATAGCGGGGTTTGTCTTCTGGAAGCATTGGTGTTGTAAAGTCAAGGACAGCATTCATTTCTTTATGAGATTCACCAACGGCAAGACCACCGATAGAATAACCAGCGAAATCCATTGAAGTCAAGTCTCTAGCTGATTGACGACGTAAATCTTCAAAACCAGCTCCTTGAACAATTCCGAAAAGTCCTTGGTCATTTGGACGACGATGAGTATTGAGACCGCGCTCAGCCCAACGGGAAGTTCTTTCAACAGAGGCTTTGACATAGTCATAGGGTTGATAGAAAGGTGGACATTCGTCAAAGGACATCATGATGTCAGAGCCAAGATTATTTTGAATGCTTATTGCTTTTTCGGGGTTAAGAAAAAGTTCACGTCCGTCCAAATGGCTCTTGAACTTAACGCCTTCTTCTGTGATATTTTTTTTGTTTTGAACTAGGCTGTAAACCTGGAAACCACCACTATCAGTCAGGATAGGTTGGTCCCAATTCATAAATTTGTGAAGACCGCCAGCTTCAGCAACAAGTTCATCTCCGGGGCGTAACCAGAGGTGGTAAGTGTTTGAGAGAATAATCCCTGAGCCTAATGTTTTGAGTTCTTCTGGGCTCATTGTTTTAACGGTAGCTTGAGTACCTACGGGCATAAACATTGGAGTTGGGAAGGTACCATGTGGTGTGATGATTTCTCCTAATCTTGCTCCTGTATGTTTTTCTTTTTTTATTAATCTGTATTTTATTGCGTGTTCTGTCATAAGATTCCTTTATTTACTCGTAGAATCGAGTCTTCTTGTAGCTTAAAAAGCAAGCACTTATAAGTATAACAAAAATTAAACGCTTTTTATAGATGATTTTTTGAAAATCGGGCGAAAGTCTTAGAGATTTTGCCTATTTATTGGTATAATTAAGTAAATATAATGTAAGACAAATTATTGGGAGGTATTTTATGTCAAGATGGGAATTGAAAAATCAAGCCAAAGGAGCTTTAAAAGATAATTTTGGTTCAAAAATGTTACTCTTTATTATTCCAATTATTGCGGGGATCTTAGGTGGAGGAAATGGTGTAAAGCAGTCCATGGACTACAATACTTCTAATTTTGATAGTATTCCAGGTAGTGTTTGGATGGTGATTAGCTTTGCGACTTTGCTTATTGCTATTTTAATGATTGTTGTAGCCTTGTTTGTTTCAGTTGTAACAGTTGGGGCAATTTTTAACTATATCAAAATTTTCCGTGGTGAACGAAATAATCCACAATTTAAAAATGTTTTTGGGCCTTTCTATGATGGTTCAGCTGGCAAAATTATTCTTTTAAGTATTGTCAAAGGGGTGATTTTTGTTGCCTTGATGTTTATCCCAGTGATTGGTTGGGCATTTGCAATTTATTTGGGACTTGGTTGGTCACAAGCAACTTATGTTTTGTTTGATCAGTTAGAAGAAGGACGTTACAGCGGTGTTATGGGCGTTCTTAGCGAATCAGCAACAATGATGAAAGGTTTGCGTGGAAATTACTTCATTTTCAAATTGAGTTTCTTCTGGTGGTATGTTCTTTATGGTATCTCAGGTGGTTTAGCAGGATTCTGGACTACTCCTTACCTCAACATGGCTTCAATTGCTTATTACGAAAATATTGGTAAATAATAAAAAAGCTGTCAAAGTTACTGACAGCTTTTTTTATTTACTGACAGAACAATCAGTAGCTTAATTTTCACGTTTAGCATGACGTCCATGAACGAAATGGTAAATGACAGCAATTAGAAGTGCAAGAATTGCTGAGGCAAAATAGAGATTACGATAGCCTAATAGAGGCATAAACATTCCTAAAATAAAGGGTCCAAAACCGACACCCATATCCATAAAGCCAAAGAAAGTAGAAGTTGTGATTCCTAAACGATGAGCTTCTGAATTACGGATGGCAATTGCTTGTCCAAAAGGCGAAAATGAGCCGTAGCCTAAACCGATAAATATAGCAGCAAGGAGCAACATCCAACCAGAATGAGCAAAACCAATCAGTAAAAGGCCAAGTGCAAAGAAGAGGTAGGTCGGATACATTACAAAGTTATCACCAAAGCCGTCAAAGACACGACCAGTAATTGGACGAGAAAGAAGGACAGTAATGGCATAAACTAAGAAGAAAAATGAGGCAGCCTCTGAAAGGTGAATATTACGAGCGTAAGCATCCATAAATGACAGAATACTTGAGTATGAAATACCTAT from Lactococcus lactis carries:
- the tgt gene encoding tRNA guanosine(34) transglycosylase Tgt — encoded protein: MTEHAIKYRLIKKEKHTGARLGEIITPHGTFPTPMFMPVGTQATVKTMSPEELKTLGSGIILSNTYHLWLRPGDELVAEAGGLHKFMNWDQPILTDSGGFQVYSLVQNKKNITEEGVKFKSHLDGRELFLNPEKAISIQNNLGSDIMMSFDECPPFYQPYDYVKASVERTSRWAERGLNTHRRPNDQGLFGIVQGAGFEDLRRQSARDLTSMDFAGYSIGGLAVGESHKEMNAVLDFTTPMLPEDKPRYLMGVGAPDSLIDGVIRGVDMFDCVLPTRIARNGTLMTHFGRVNIRNAKYEHDFTPLDPMCDCNTCTNYTRAYLRHLIKADETFGLRLCSYHNLHFLVNLMKDVRGAIMDDNLLEFREDFCKRYGYNQPNAKDF
- a CDS encoding DUF975 family protein — its product is MSRWELKNQAKGALKDNFGSKMLLFIIPIIAGILGGGNGVKQSMDYNTSNFDSIPGSVWMVISFATLLIAILMIVVALFVSVVTVGAIFNYIKIFRGERNNPQFKNVFGPFYDGSAGKIILLSIVKGVIFVALMFIPVIGWAFAIYLGLGWSQATYVLFDQLEEGRYSGVMGVLSESATMMKGLRGNYFIFKLSFFWWYVLYGISGGLAGFWTTPYLNMASIAYYENIGK